In Anabaena sphaerica FACHB-251, a genomic segment contains:
- the trxA gene encoding thioredoxin, protein MTTKKEFNSFEEMLSGSDVPVLVDFYADWCGPCQMMVPILEQVNLQLKDRLRIVKIDTEKYTQLATQYQIAALPTLVLFKKGQPVDRIEGVLQAPQLVQHLQTLI, encoded by the coding sequence ATGACAACTAAAAAGGAATTTAACAGCTTTGAAGAAATGCTATCAGGTTCTGATGTTCCAGTATTAGTAGATTTTTACGCTGACTGGTGTGGTCCCTGTCAGATGATGGTTCCAATTTTAGAACAAGTCAATCTGCAATTGAAAGACCGTTTACGAATCGTCAAAATTGACACCGAAAAATACACTCAATTAGCAACTCAGTATCAAATTGCTGCCTTACCAACCTTGGTACTATTTAAGAAAGGTCAGCCAGTAGATAGAATTGAAGGAGTACTGCAAGCACCACAGCTAGTCCAACATCTGCAAACCCTGATTTAA
- the prmA gene encoding 50S ribosomal protein L11 methyltransferase has product MANTWWELKILCDPDLEDSIFWRLEGFGCRGTASESKGNSSLLKAYLPSFQAQLLDLSALSLWLRQDALCIGLPSPLLHWNLIDEEDWASSWKQYWQPQEIGDRFLINPAWLPLPQSLERLVIRLDPGVAFGTGNHATTQLCLESLEMRLSQLPESFIATDDKKHSVVIADIGCGSGILSIGALLLGAEKVYAVDTDPLAVKSTFSNRALNDISSERLIPAQGSVEFLTKLIAQPVDGIVCNILADVIIELIPEMGVLTKPSTWGIFSGILLEQSKAVADVLEQNGWIVATLWKRKEWCCLNARRS; this is encoded by the coding sequence ATGGCAAATACTTGGTGGGAACTGAAAATTTTATGTGATCCAGACTTAGAAGATTCTATCTTTTGGCGACTGGAAGGTTTTGGCTGTCGTGGTACAGCTAGTGAAAGCAAAGGAAATTCCTCACTATTAAAGGCTTATTTGCCCAGCTTTCAAGCACAACTACTGGATTTATCGGCACTTTCATTATGGTTGCGTCAAGATGCTTTGTGTATCGGTTTGCCATCTCCGCTGCTACACTGGAATTTGATTGATGAGGAAGATTGGGCTAGTAGCTGGAAACAGTATTGGCAACCTCAAGAAATTGGCGATCGCTTCTTGATTAACCCCGCATGGCTACCACTACCCCAATCATTAGAACGGTTAGTGATTCGCCTTGATCCAGGTGTGGCATTTGGTACGGGTAATCATGCTACAACCCAACTGTGTCTGGAATCGCTGGAAATGCGCCTGAGTCAACTTCCTGAATCTTTCATCGCCACAGATGACAAAAAACACTCTGTGGTAATTGCGGATATAGGCTGCGGTTCTGGTATCCTTTCCATTGGTGCTTTACTACTGGGTGCAGAGAAAGTTTATGCGGTCGATACTGATCCCTTGGCTGTAAAATCAACTTTCAGCAATCGCGCTCTCAATGATATTAGTTCAGAACGCTTGATCCCAGCCCAGGGAAGTGTAGAATTTTTGACAAAGTTGATTGCTCAACCTGTGGATGGTATTGTATGTAATATTTTGGCTGACGTAATTATTGAGTTAATTCCAGAAATGGGCGTTCTTACTAAACCAAGTACCTGGGGTATATTTAGCGGTATTCTATTAGAACAATCTAAAGCTGTTGCAGATGTCTTGGAGCAAAATGGCTGGATTGTGGCCACTCTGTGGAAAAGAAAAGAATGGTGTTGTTTAAATGCACGACGTTCATAA